The genomic stretch GAAGGTTATCAACTTGCAAAAAAACGTCAGGAATTAGTATTAAAAGCGATGTTAACAGAAGGTTTTATCAATCAACAACAATATGATGAAGCTATCAATTATGATATTAAAGCTCATTTTCATGCTGAAACCGGGAAAAAAGAAACAAATAAGTATGGGTACCTTATGCAAGAGATTGAGACAAAAGCCGCCCAAGCTATTCTTAAAAGTCGCGGAGTTGCTTTAGATTCATCTGAATATGATGATGCTTTTGAAAATGCGAAACAAGAACTTGTTACTGGTGGTTATAAAATCTATACCACTTTGGATAAGAAGATTTATGAAGCAATGAATGAGGTTGTCAATAATCCAAAAAATTTCCCGCGTCCGATTGATTATACGTATCAAGGGAAAAGGCTGAATGATCGTCTTCTGCAAGTCGGTGCTACACTTATTCATAATAAGACAGGTGCAATTCTAGGGTCTGTGGGTGGCCGTGATTTTGAAAACTATCAAGTGAACCACGCTGCTGCAAAGAGACAGCCAGGTTCTTCCATTAAACCTGTACTCGACTACGCACCTGCGCTGGAACTAGGAAAAATACAACCAGCAACGCCAATTGATGATATTCCTTTAGGTCAAAAATGGGAACCAAACAATTATGATGGAAGATATCATGGTCGAATCACAGCAAGAGTAGCTCTGAATAAATCCTATAACATCCCTGCCGTGAAGGTTTACCAAATGGTAGGAACGGAAAAAGCTTATGAATTTTATAAAAAACTAGGCTATGAAATAAGCGAAAAGCGATTTATGGGACAAGGGGGAGCAGCTGCAATTGGTAGCCTTGAAGCTTCTCCAGAAGAAATGGCAAGCGCCTATTCCACTTTTGGAAATGGTGGTACCCATATGGATGCTTATGTGATTGAAAAGATTGAAGATCGAGATGGTAAAGTGATCTATGCCCATGAATCAAAACCAGAAGCAGTATTTAGTGAACAAACGGCCTTCCTTATTACAGATATGCTTAGAACTGTAATGACGGAAGGAACAGGTACTACTGCACGGAAATATGTAAGTGGACGTGATGTCGCTGGAAAAACAGGAACTACCAATGATGAGAAAGACCTATGGTTTATTGGATATACCCCTACGATTACTTTAAGCGTATGGACTGGATATGACTTGCCTTATCCAGTGAAACCCCATAGTATTCCTCAAGATACATGGGGAAGATTAATGCAGGCAATATTTAAAGCTGATCCGACATTATCACCAAGTAATGCTCGCTTTGACAAACCAAGTGGTATCGTTCGAATGACCGTATCGAGTGCATCTGGCAAGTTACCATCGGATTTAACGAAAAAGGGTGGATATCTTGTTACTGATTGGTTTAATCAAAAATATGTCCCAACTCAATTGGAGGACGGTTTAGGCGAAGCAAGGTTAATCATGTTTAACAATACAACATATGTCGCGAAACCAGAAACACCGGATGAATTTGTTGATACAGGTATTTTCCTTATTCGTGAGCCGTATAAGATACCACCAGGAAAATCAAGACCATTAGATTATCAAAAAGAAATGCCAAAGAATAATGATCCTAGAACGTCTACTGGTAAACCAGCACCTCCAAGTAATCTATCAGTCAACGGAAACGTGATCTCTTGGAGTAAGAATACAAATCAAAACATTGTTGGGTATCGAATCTATCGCGCATCAGCAGATGGAATAGGATTTGCAAAAATTGGAGTTGTTCGTCAGACAACAAATAGCCCAGGTATCTATACCTTTACTGATTCTGCAGGTTCAGGGCCGTTTGCTTATTATGTCACAGCAGTTGATGTAGCTGGCTTAGAATCGGATCCATCTAATATTGCAGGAAAAAATCCTGAACCAACAGAGCCACCAGGGAATAATCCAGATGAACCAACCAACCCAGGTAATCCAAATACCGCACTACCTCAAAAACCAACTGGATTAAATGTAAGTTCTCAAGGGGGGCATCTAGTCTTATCATGGAATCCTAATCCTTATCAAGACCAAGTGATTATGTATTCTGTTTATTACAGTACATCTAAAGATGGGAAATTTGATTTAATTTATCAAGGAATAAAGAATAGTACCACGATAAATCCGAAGAATAAAGTCAATTACTATTATGTGGTAGCTAAAAATAATAATGGAGAAACACAAAGTAATATTTTTCCATTTAATTTAGAATAAGCTTACTGATTTTTGCAATCCATTTCATGTTTTAGAAGAGAACTATGGCTCCTAAAATTAAAAAAAGCCTATTATGGGACATTGACCATAATAGGCTTTCCTTTTAATTCGTACACTGCCAAAAAAGTTAACCTTCCATCATTTTCAACATCTTATCGACAATCTGATAACTTCGTTTGGAGGCGAGTCTTGTAAACTGCACAAAATTCACATGTGCGGAACCATCTGCCTTATCTGACATTG from Tepidibacillus fermentans encodes the following:
- a CDS encoding PBP1A family penicillin-binding protein → MSQTNSPNKNKNRKREWKHILKYGLIALFVMIFLGIGTAAGLVAAVVKDEPVRSDEEIRNQVFKNNLVSSVFWADGEKIGDFKTDEVRVFVPYDQISDNVKNAVIAIEDRDFRNHNGINLKAIARAALQQLSGSEVQTGGSTITQQLAKNTFFSLEKTYTRKTKEILLALRMERVLSKDEILTAYLNKIPFGKAANLKNVYGIQAAARGYFNKDAKDLNVAEAAYLAGIPQRPTAYSAFNQNGFDEEGYQLAKKRQELVLKAMLTEGFINQQQYDEAINYDIKAHFHAETGKKETNKYGYLMQEIETKAAQAILKSRGVALDSSEYDDAFENAKQELVTGGYKIYTTLDKKIYEAMNEVVNNPKNFPRPIDYTYQGKRLNDRLLQVGATLIHNKTGAILGSVGGRDFENYQVNHAAAKRQPGSSIKPVLDYAPALELGKIQPATPIDDIPLGQKWEPNNYDGRYHGRITARVALNKSYNIPAVKVYQMVGTEKAYEFYKKLGYEISEKRFMGQGGAAAIGSLEASPEEMASAYSTFGNGGTHMDAYVIEKIEDRDGKVIYAHESKPEAVFSEQTAFLITDMLRTVMTEGTGTTARKYVSGRDVAGKTGTTNDEKDLWFIGYTPTITLSVWTGYDLPYPVKPHSIPQDTWGRLMQAIFKADPTLSPSNARFDKPSGIVRMTVSSASGKLPSDLTKKGGYLVTDWFNQKYVPTQLEDGLGEARLIMFNNTTYVAKPETPDEFVDTGIFLIREPYKIPPGKSRPLDYQKEMPKNNDPRTSTGKPAPPSNLSVNGNVISWSKNTNQNIVGYRIYRASADGIGFAKIGVVRQTTNSPGIYTFTDSAGSGPFAYYVTAVDVAGLESDPSNIAGKNPEPTEPPGNNPDEPTNPGNPNTALPQKPTGLNVSSQGGHLVLSWNPNPYQDQVIMYSVYYSTSKDGKFDLIYQGIKNSTTINPKNKVNYYYVVAKNNNGETQSNIFPFNLE